A region from the Rhinoderma darwinii isolate aRhiDar2 chromosome 2, aRhiDar2.hap1, whole genome shotgun sequence genome encodes:
- the RAB9A gene encoding ras-related protein Rab-9A has translation MASKSSLLKVILLGDGGVGKSSLMNRYVTNKFDTQLFHTIGVEFLNKELEVDNHMVTMQIWDTAGQERFRSLRTPFYRGSDCCLLTYSVDDSQSFQNLNNWKKEFIYYADVKDPDSFPFVVLGNKIDISERQVSTEDAQGWCRDNGNHPYFETSAKDATNVAAAFEEAVRRVLAIEDRSDQLIHNDTVNLHRKPKSSSACC, from the coding sequence ATGGCTTCAAAGTCCTCATTACTGAAAGTCATACTCTTGGGAGATGGAGGTGTGGGAAAGAGTTCTCTGATGAATCGATACGTTACCAACAAGTTTGACACTCAGTTATTTCACACGATAGGCGTGGAGTTCTTGAACAAGGAGCTTGAAGTAGACAACCATATGGTCACCATGCAGATTTGGGACACTGCGGGCCAGGAACGGTTCAGGAGCTTGAGGACCCCTTTTTACAGGGGATCTGACTGTTGCCTGCTCACATATAGTGTAGATGACTCGCAAAGCTTTCAGAACCTAAACAACTGGAAGAAAGAATTCATCTACTACGCCGATGTCAAagacccagacagtttcccatttGTGGTTTTGGGAAACAAAATTGACATCAGCGAACGGCAAGTATCCACGGAAGACGCTCAGGGTTGGTGCAGAGACAATGGGAACCATCCATATTTCGAGACGAGTGCTAAAGATGCCACCAACGTGGCGGCAGCATTTGAAGAAGCTGTCAGAAGGGTTTTGGCAATTGAAGACAGATCGGACCAACTGATCCACAATGATACAGTTAATCTACATAGAAAACCCAAGTCCAGTTCAGCATGCTGTTGA